In Episyrphus balteatus chromosome 4, idEpiBalt1.1, whole genome shotgun sequence, the sequence ttcattcaatttaagaatctttttatgaacaaattcataagggaatgaatctttattaaaaactaagaataagttcttaaattttaagaattctgttcataaacgaattcgaaaatttttgaacatgtttaagaaaagtttcttagattttaagaaaagtttctaagtttttaagaaaaactcatacaatttaagaattatttcttaaattttttttttataatttaagaataaagtttaagaaaagtttctttcaGTTaatgattatttcttaaattttatgatttttttcataaatttcataaaaatttaaataaaattttgcttaaatttaatgaaaaaaatcataaaaactatgaatttttcttaaagttgtatgattgtttttataaaatataatacacttttcattaaaatgtatgcattaatttatataaatgcatataatacattaccattccaagcctttaatttgttcctaaaaaaaattgtattgcagcaaaagaaaacaacccaaaatctaaaacaaaaagtgaaaattgtttttaaaaataaaagaaattattaagtttaaacattataaaaatgttttattggtaatcactatcactataaatttcactataaatttaattttaaatttaattttactttttttaatggatgcatcatctggaaagataggaaaaagtttgtattagtaaaattaCTATGTtattatttggtttaaaaaatcgaaatagaaggttaaattatctttcaccttattgtaatcggcagcaCAATACAaacacaatacaaaattgaataagttggggaaagataaataaaaaaaaatttaggttccTACATCATATAGAATAGtatagaaagtaaaaaaaaaatttaaatatttagagaaataaaataaaatgcaacacttactaaattctATGTTGTTTTGCTTTAGTTTTCAATTACAGGATTTGTTGAAAATCgattttaatatgatttttattttgtgttgattttccCCCTTTGCCGGTCCAAAGTTGAAGATTACCTACGTACGTGCCtccttatttcacaaaaatatcaaattacgattttaaatttaaaaatatgcacctatacctaaaaaaaaaaaaaataaataaaatatatttaatatataaaagaaagcaatttttaacattctatgtttttatacttatctgattatatgggaaagaggcaaGGGGAACCAACAATATTTAACACTGAAATGTacttatactcttcaaaattgtgtaCTTGGTTATAGAGTAGATGAAGTCAGTAGAAGAGTAGATAGAGTAGAAGAAGTCAGTTTAATAGAAACTATAACATTCCTTCACTcatgatattttgaaaaaaaggttcaAACCTTATAGCCCTCCTGATAGAAATTTTCTCTGTTCTGAAAAAAAGGTCTCAGGAAACTACCTATAAGTTCTAAAATGATCTTAAAACATTACTCTTCCATCTAACAATTCTGAAAAactgattaattaaaaaaaaaagttcctaaagatcctaaattttgaaaaactcgaTCAATtaatttgtaggaaatttatTGCAATTTGCAAACTGCTGTAGGCTACTGAAACATTGGTCAAAGCAAAAATTCACAATTATTCAACGAAATTTTGTGTTAGAAAGGTTTTTAAGAAGCCTTTTTGTAAATCAAttggattgatttttttggttttcaacgtaagtatgattttttttaatataggcaATCAAAGCAAAACAAATGTACAACTTATATATTTGATTGAACCATTTAATACTGATACACTTCTTTGAGTTTAAACCCAGTTGGCAAGCTTACTTATTGATATTATTATGACGCTTTCTTTAAATCTTATCACTATTTATTTTTACGTTTCTTACGTTCTTCATACATTCTTCAACCACAATGAAACACTATTTAACATGATAAGATACCCCTACCTATAATAGTTTAAGTGTATCTCTTTACTTTTTCCAAGATATCAAAAAACTTATCCATTGAGTTCAAATAAGCACAAAGAACCACATTTACTGTTTAACTATTGCTGAGAAGATTACAGAGTAAAAAAAGTACGTCTTGTGGacttttgtttgcaaaaacataacaaaagataaaacaaaaataaaaaacaatttaaataaacaacaacaacaacaaaaaaaataaaacaaactcaAGTACATATGTGCTGACGGTTACAGCGATAAGCAAGCTCGAAAAAAAACGTGCCCTTATCGACAATGTATCCAAATTCAGTCGAGAAACGCaacaaaacaataatgaacTGTTTTCGCGATCGCAATGGAAGTCGCAAAGATCTCACCGATCCACAGAATTATAGTGAGACATTTCGGAAATACCCATTGACCAAAAGTTCAAGTCAAAAAAGGATCATCTATCAGTGCGATGGAAGTTGTGTGCAGCAAATTCAAGAGCTCTCTAGGAAAGTTAGCTTTCTCGAAAAACAACATTCAGATGACAAAACATACAGAAAAGATCTGGAAGAAAGAATTATTGAATTGACTAAAAAATTGGATCGATCACAGCAGTCTTCGACAAGATCAGAAGAATTGGTAAGAAATCCAAATATCCCTTCAACAAAAATGGGAAGAACTATGAGGAAATTAGCGAATTGGTGCAACAACAGACCTACGATTGAAGCTCTCAAAAAGAACAATATTTTCCAAGGTAATGTGAATTTCAAAACTTTAAGAACTAAACCCACTTATTGCATGTTGGATTTCTTTTAGATGAACCTTGTTTTGATACCGAACTTGAAAACACTCTTAAACACGAAGTTTTTACAACAATTCCAAAAATAGTAGTAGACTGTGTTGATCTAATTGAAAGTCAATTCAAAGCGTCATCGTACCCAATCGAAGGGCTTTACCGAGCTTCTGGAGACTACACAAAAATTCAAGCACTTCGATTTAGTATCGACTCGAATGATTATGATTCATTGAAATCGGTGACCAACATTCACACACTGACAGGAGTTTTAAAGCTGTTTTTGCGTGAGATTAAGAGCCCCCTGGTTAAAACAAATGAGATCAAGACTTTTATTGGACCATCTAATAAATGGAGTAAGGATATTTTTCGAAAACCTTTAGTGAATTTGtctgatttttgtttatttgtttttctgtttaaagTGCTTCAAACAATGacgaaaaaagttgaaatactTCAAAATCTGGTAAAAACGTTGCCCGAATGTAATCGTGACACTATGAATTATCTATTCTCTCATTTTCATCGTTTGACAAAAGTTCCACTGCAAAATGTATCGTCAGAAGTGTTGGCGATTTCGATAACTCCATCGATTTTGCATACAGCTTCGAGAGAATTACAACCACAGGATCTTCTTATTGTTTTGAAAGAAACAGAAGTATTTGCAGATTGTTTGGGTCTTATGATTGACCATAGTACTAAGATATTTGGGTGAATAATGACTAATTTCCTGTGCtgtgacatatttttttctttcataatttttcttacAGAACACGAATTGATGATCGCAGTCGCAGACGAAATGGGAAGTGCTCAAGTTTTCGTAGAAGTTTATCTCAGCCTTGTTTGGTGGTTTCAAAAGTCTTTTCATCGGTTTAGATGATGAGACAAAAAGGAAGGAGAGAATTTATTGGACTTTGTGttgtaaatattttgttaaaaaaaaaaagattgtgtACTAAGAAATGAACAAagatttaaagaagaaaatgattaaattgttgaaaatttttcttgtaatttctggttttaaaatttaaattggagtgaaaaatgtgagGTTTTGAAAAGATATTAAAGACTTTACTCATACAAACTTTCAAGTACAACGTATTGCTTTTTTCCCGAATCtgatttctttttctaaaaaaagactttttcttgaaaatatacAGGCTGTCCGGTAAAGAATGGATAAGCCTAGAACAAAAGTTTAAAGcttgcatgttttttttgtttttgtttacgtttGTGTGTACAAAAATAACGACCACACTGAGATAACAGAAACAAATCGTCTTTGTAGGTCAAATACCTCGTAACACAGAAAAGTCGATTTTTTAGAAGATGCAACAAACTAAGTAAGAAATGTTTGAGGGCCAATACAATTGATTACACAAAGCTCtgaaaatatggattttaggcAAACAGGATCTTTTTCATTACCCAAATCGACTTTTTCTGATTTCGAGGTATTCGATCTAAAGCGACGAAATATAAAATGGTATGGAGATAGAgacttattaactttttattcaattttttaccAATCCGCAATCTTTTTTGGTAATCATCACTTTTACAAAAAAGACAaacatgtcctgactaaacccctagccctagaaaaatggtttatacctttttgaaaagggtacCTATAAATAGAACCTCATCAGCCTTACATTAAggctttatctaaaaaaatggcctaataagtcaacatatacctatttcaaatgagaaaaaactttaaccctcttggggtgccatctagcgtcaaaataaaaatctgaaaaattaggtgattttttttattatttagaaacagtttttccacttaggaacttgattcccgaaaaaaaaacctaaataacgaacgccctaatataCATACTATAGAATAGTGCAAGTTTTGGTTTCGTGGCAACAAATTTTCTAACTCTTTTTCAACCGaggaataatttttgaaacaaaaaaaaagacacatttttttaaatttatgatttAGCTCATGACTCTTTCATTCAACTTGAGTTCCATATCTCCCAACTTTACTCTgccttcaaaaattattttgctgtTGTGAAATAAGCTTCCGCGTTTGACTACTGTGtcgaaatgatttttattttttttagattttatttcttCAAGATAAgataaaatcttttattttgattgaaaatattctGACCTATTTCACATACATATCGATATAATTCAGAACTTTGTTGCAAAATTTATAAATCGTATCTTGTGACTCATGGAACAGATTACCTAACGGATTTAAACTGATATCGATAACGTTGTAAAATATTGAAACTATAcatttgcaaattttgtttcaacattgcaaatcaaaaagaaaatattaaacatttctaaaaacaaggatttaaaaaatattaagtacCAAATTATATAACGGTGGTTATgggaaaataaacatttttcattttctcgaCTAGGGGGTCAGTTCCCAATCTGTGaagctgtgaagtgataaaaataatatcatttcaattttcactgcgtttttgaattttatcaCTTCACCACAGGCATCCCTTATgcgaaaattttttatatgtagtaaaagattaaaaaaaataaggtttctattaataaaaaaaaattaaacaaaaaaaggtaatatgatgaaaattataattttgcacACCAATATTTTCGAAATTCTTGATTGTAAAACATAAGTTCAGTAAATTTTTGCAtgttaaaaaaccaaaaatatgatTGCCAAAGATAAAcaagagtatttttttgttgtgttggcAAATAAAATGATGTTCTAAACTTATTTATTCTTGACCGTTTGACAACAAAGCTCAGCTCAGtactgatttgaaataaaacacggctataatTTGTTTTGAGTGTAGGTCTTGGACGAATACAAATTTAACGGATTTCTGTACCTAtagttgaataaaattggcaAGTTATCAATACCTATTATTTGGACTTTTAGATTTAGAAAGAGCGATATCGCTAAATTGTAGTTAATATTCCCAAtatcttaattattttttaagcattATGTTCAACCAATTGTTCATATGATTATGATTTATTTGTCAGCAATGTTAATCCAATCTTGATTTCCACATCAAACTTTATACGCATGTTTACAAGCAAAAAACTAACGAATAAAGTAAGTAACATTGTCGCACTTACTTGCTTTTTGATGGTCAAAAAAGATGCAGTTTATTTCCCTTATTAAGataagtttttagaaaaataaaaaaacaaattgtcagagccgtttttttaaataataatattttgaaaaaaaaattaagtagaaTTAGTGTATCATTTtgtaatagttaaaaaataagaCATAAGaccaaaagtattttttgaaccgttaatAAAGCCGCCTCTCATAGAACCATTTTCTgattttcttaaacgatttaaaaatttaaatataaatttaaaaaaagttttaaaacaaaatcaatacctatgtattttttgcaatataatTTATTTGGCAAATGATTcgatcaattttttgaaaccttGCTCTTATTTGTCGAtttataatttctaaaaaaaatgacatataagatttttaaatatttaaaatattttttttttaatataaacctCTCTAccgttttttaaatgtttttttttgtctgaaattttgtgttgtacaaaaaattaagtggCATACTTTGTAAGTTAAAATCTGTTAAAAGGATGGTTTTTTAAtgtagaaacaaattttatgtttttattgtttattttttgtttttgttttataaaatgaaattaaatttgtcccTTGATACTCTCTCAGCTACAGTGAAAGAAAACAATGCATatcttgtttgaaataaatcgaTTTATTGTTTAGGCTGTAAGTTATATAAGCGtcgtaaaaaattatttatttgttaataaaataataaaaataatattgaaattcgaccaatttttgcatttaaaaaaattaaaccaaattgaacatgaaatgttatttttacattgaaaatgttatttttacattgaaaatgtttaataacactggtcggcaacgaaaaaggaGCTAGaacaaaaccatacttttctaagaGATT encodes:
- the LOC129918811 gene encoding WW domain-containing protein tag-325 — its product is MYPNSVEKRNKTIMNCFRDRNGSRKDLTDPQNYSETFRKYPLTKSSSQKRIIYQCDGSCVQQIQELSRKVSFLEKQHSDDKTYRKDLEERIIELTKKLDRSQQSSTRSEELVRNPNIPSTKMGRTMRKLANWCNNRPTIEALKKNNIFQDEPCFDTELENTLKHEVFTTIPKIVVDCVDLIESQFKASSYPIEGLYRASGDYTKIQALRFSIDSNDYDSLKSVTNIHTLTGVLKLFLREIKSPLVKTNEIKTFIGPSNKWMLQTMTKKVEILQNLVKTLPECNRDTMNYLFSHFHRLTKVPLQNVSSEVLAISITPSILHTASRELQPQDLLIVLKETEVFADCLGLMIDHSTKIFGTRIDDRSRRRNGKCSSFRRSLSQPCLVVSKVFSSV